In the Brienomyrus brachyistius isolate T26 chromosome 20, BBRACH_0.4, whole genome shotgun sequence genome, one interval contains:
- the LOC125715327 gene encoding leucine zipper putative tumor suppressor 2 homolog, whose product MALVQALPVSSDPCNSAISAQCPSSPPPPSPPAGAMGSVSSLIAGRSYQERHSRAGDLGARVRKPTPGTGCFRGGSSTEHLVGHDPPPPGRRQPPPATSDNSSYAYLNEDFVGDWNDNLVSTGSPISDAEDAREVRVLNGNIGGPPPKLVPVSGKLEKNMEKTVIRPTAFKPVLPKNRNSVQYLSPRPGGTLSESQGSLNLLLPVSSGSPGCGEKRGSYSGGRGGGGGGGSQSCATSDSGRNSLSSLPTYSSTGYGLGVGEPSVGPPEPVRAAPGHSTSDSGRSSSSKSTGSMGGRCRPLSDGSSSGVRSPVPAEGYEGVVRDLEDKLRERELELQQLRENLDENEAAICQVYEEKQKRCEQELEELRQSCASRMRQASQRAQRAQQVLQLQVYQLQQEKKKLQEDFGQLLQEHELLESRCASIQRQQTQLGPRLEETKWEVCQKTGEISLLKQQLKDLQADLAQRTGEIVTLKAQLREARAELQAGEARAQEARAAARARTLELEVCENELQRRKSEAELLREKASRLEEETVRLREALGQCRATSPPPGRAPVLSPTHHEADERLLTCESDEVKAQRQGCGAGGGTQALRQQVERLRAELMLERRRGEEQLSTFEGERRVWQEEKEKVIRYQEQLQQNYVQMYRRNRELERVMRELSLALESRQLEHAAVGKIHFEEIAATEI is encoded by the exons ATGGCTCTGGTCCAGGCCCTGCCTGTCTCCAGTGACCCCTGCAACTCCGCCATCAGCGCCCAGTGTCCCTCGTCCCCGCCCCCACCGTCACCCCCTGCTGGTGCCATGGGCTCAGTCAGCAGTCTCATCGCGGGCCGTTCATACCAGGAGCGCCACTCCCGGGCCGGCGACCTTGGGGCTCGGGTTCGCAAGCCCACGCCTGGCACTGGCTGCTTCCGTGGGGGCAGCTCAACGGAGCACCTGGTGGGCCACGACCCACCCCCCCCTGGCAGgaggcagcccccccccgccaccagtGACAACTCCAGCTACGCCTACCTGAACGAGGACTTTGTCGGTGACTGGAACGACAACCTTGTGTCGACGGGTAGCCCCATCAGTGATGCTGAGGATGCAAGAGAGGTGCGGGTCCTCAACGGGAACATAGGGGGGCCCCCTCCCAAGCTTGTCCCTGTTTCGGGGAAGCTAGAGAAG AACATGGAGAAGACGGTGATCCGGCCCACAGCCTTCAAGCCTGTGTTGCCCAAGAACCGGAACTCGGTGCAGTACCTTTCCCCTCGGCCAGGGGGCACCCTTTCAGAGAGCCAGGGCAGCCTTAACCTTCTCCTGCCGGTGTCCAGTGGCTCGCCAGGTTGTGGCGAGAAGCGCGGCTCCTACAGTGGGGGCCGTGGCGGTGGCGGCGGGGGGGGCAGCCAATCCTGCGCCACATCCGATTCGGGCCGTAACTCCCTGTCCAGTCTGCCCACCTACAGCAGCACGGGCTacgggctgggggtgggggagcccTCTGTGGGCCCCCCAGAGCCAGTCCGGGCTGCCCCTGGCCACTCCACCTCGGACAGTGGGCGTTCCTCGTCCAGCAAAAGTACAGGTTCTATGGGAGGACGGTGCCGGCCACTCTCCGACGGCAGCTCCAGCGGGGTGCGCTCGCCAGTGCCCGCCGAAGGCTACGAGGGTGTGGTCCGCGACCTAGAGGACAAGCTGCGCGAGAGggagctggagctgcagcagctgcGGGAGAACCTGGACGAGAACGAGGCGGCCATCTGTCAG GTGTATGAGGAGAAGCAGAAGCGCTGcgagcaggagctggaggagctgcggCAGAGCTGCGCCAGCCGGATGCGCCAGGCGTCGCAACGCGCCCAGCGTGCCCAGCAGGTGCTGCAGCTGCAGGTCTACCAGCTGCAGCAGGAGAAGAAAAAGCTGCAGGAGGACTTTGGGCAGCTGCTGCAGGAGCACGAACTACTGGAGAGCCGCTGCGCCTCAATCCAGCGGCAGCAGACGCAGCTGGGCCCACGACTGGAGGAGACCAAGTGGGAG GTGTGTCAGAAGACGGGCGAGATCTCACTCCTGAAGCAGCAGCTGAAGGACCTGCAGGCAGACCTGGCACAGCGCACTGGCGAGATCGTCACACTGAAGGCGCAGCTGCGCGAGGCCCGGGCAGAGCTGCAGGCGGGCGAGGCGCGCGCTCAGGAGGCCCGCGCCGCTGCCCGTGCTCGCACTCTCGAGCTGGAGGTGTGCGAAAACGAGCTGCAGCGGCGCAAGAGTGAGGCGGAGCTCCTGCGTGAGAAAGCCAGTCGGCTGGAGGAGGAGACGGTACGCCTCCGTGAGGCCCTTGGCCAATGCAGAGCCACCAGCCCACCTCCTGGGCGGGCCCCAGTGCTTAGCCCCACCCACCATGAGGCAGATGAGCGGCTGCTGACCTGCGAGAGTGATGAGGTGAAGGCGCAGCGGCAGGGCTGCGGGGCGGGCGGTGGCACGCAGGCGCTACGGCAGCAGGTGGAGCGGCTGCGGGCGGAGCTCATGCTGGAGCGGCGGCGGGGCGAGGAGCAGCTGAGCACCTTCGAGGGCGAACGGCGCGTGTGGcaagaggagaaggagaaggTGATCCGCTACcaggagcagctgcagcagaacTACGTGCAGATGTACCGGCGCAACCGTGAGTTGGAGCGCGTCATGCGGGAGCTCAGCCTGGCACTGGAGAGCCGGCAGCTGGAACATGCAGCCGTCGGCAAGATCCACTTTGAGGAGATCGCCGCCACTGAGATCTAG